From the genome of Thermoflexus hugenholtzii, one region includes:
- a CDS encoding glycosyltransferase family 2 protein gives MSMLSIVIPAYNEERAIGAVLERMRAVGPALQEAGFTDWEVIVVDDGSRDRTAEIVSAYPEVRLIRHPVNRGYGAALKTGFAHARGEWLAFLDADATYPPESLPDLYRAARASGADMVVGSRMGRAESEMPLVRRIGNWGFAFLLRVLGSAAISDSASGMRLLRREILERLYPLPDGLNFTPAMSARAIYEGLRMIEVPIPYRERLGQSKLHPLQDGVRFLHAIVWTVMTYNPVRVFGMAGFGLIVAGAGLGLSAFLWPGPGGWPFPRLFAAVVLGALGAHLFAVGTLFNYLVSLFHKRPIRQGLFGRPLFRQPLERRFLPLGLLSVAAGLILYGWAAMAGLTAPPFPAPWFVPAVSALTVLMGVDLITAWILVRALSELSQRELRIRQDLAAGAVASPTEPLPQPLSISHPA, from the coding sequence ATGAGCATGCTATCGATTGTGATCCCCGCCTATAACGAGGAGAGAGCCATCGGCGCTGTGCTGGAGCGGATGCGGGCCGTCGGCCCGGCGCTTCAGGAGGCCGGCTTCACAGACTGGGAAGTGATCGTGGTCGATGATGGCTCGCGGGACCGCACGGCGGAGATCGTGAGCGCTTATCCGGAAGTCCGATTGATCCGCCATCCGGTCAACCGGGGATATGGGGCCGCGCTCAAGACCGGCTTCGCCCATGCCCGGGGGGAATGGCTGGCCTTCCTGGATGCCGACGCCACCTATCCCCCGGAATCCCTCCCGGATCTCTACCGGGCCGCGCGGGCCAGCGGGGCGGACATGGTCGTTGGATCCCGCATGGGCCGCGCGGAGTCGGAGATGCCCCTGGTCCGGCGCATCGGCAACTGGGGGTTCGCCTTCCTGCTACGGGTGCTGGGGAGCGCTGCGATCAGCGACAGCGCCAGCGGGATGCGTCTGTTGCGCCGGGAGATCCTGGAACGCTTGTATCCCCTGCCCGATGGCTTGAACTTCACCCCGGCGATGAGCGCCCGGGCCATCTACGAGGGCCTGCGCATGATCGAGGTGCCCATCCCCTATCGGGAGCGCCTGGGGCAATCCAAGCTGCACCCGCTGCAGGATGGGGTGCGTTTCCTCCACGCCATCGTCTGGACGGTGATGACCTACAACCCGGTCCGGGTGTTCGGGATGGCCGGTTTCGGGCTGATCGTCGCCGGCGCCGGGCTGGGGCTCAGCGCCTTTCTCTGGCCCGGCCCTGGGGGCTGGCCCTTCCCCCGACTGTTCGCCGCGGTGGTCCTGGGCGCCCTGGGGGCTCATCTGTTCGCGGTGGGCACGCTGTTCAATTACCTGGTCTCGCTGTTCCACAAGCGGCCCATCCGCCAGGGGCTGTTCGGGCGCCCGCTGTTCCGCCAGCCTCTGGAGCGTCGGTTCCTGCCGCTGGGGCTCCTCAGCGTCGCCGCCGGCCTCATCCTCTACGGGTGGGCGGCCATGGCCGGGCTGACCGCGCCCCCGTTCCCGGCCCCCTGGTTCGTCCCCGCCGTCAGCGCCCTCACCGTGCTGATGGGCGTGGACCTGATTACCGCCTGGATCCTGGTGCGGGCGCTGTCCGAGCTCAGCCAGCGGGAGCTGCGGATCCGCCAGGACTTGGCCGCCGGCGCGGTGGCCTCACCCACGGAGCCCCTCCCTCAACCTCTCTCCATCTCCCACCCAGCGTGA
- a CDS encoding DapH/DapD/GlmU-related protein gives MRRWPSRWVEALDLYIRAQSTGWGAYFLEQSLMAVLRDLPGLLGIALRGLAYRLILNARGFPYIARGVRLAQPRRITLGRGVYLDEGVYLHACPKGIVIGEGTVIMHGSVLHVYNFRGLPGSGITIGRRCFIGEYNVIRGQGGVTIGDFVYTGPMVQILAVNHVFADPDRLIAEQGITARGIVIEDDVWLGGGAVVLDGVRIGRGAVVGAGAVVTQDIPPYAIAVGVPARVVGSRRETPRPVEGPIFHGGLPAVQSMVLSREGSP, from the coding sequence ATGCGCCGCTGGCCCTCCCGCTGGGTTGAAGCCCTGGATCTTTACATCCGCGCTCAGTCCACCGGATGGGGCGCTTATTTTCTGGAGCAGTCCCTGATGGCTGTGCTCCGGGATCTCCCCGGGCTGTTGGGGATCGCCCTGAGAGGCCTGGCCTATCGTCTGATCCTGAACGCTCGGGGTTTCCCCTACATCGCCCGAGGCGTGCGCCTGGCCCAGCCCCGGCGGATCACCCTGGGGCGCGGGGTCTATCTGGATGAAGGCGTTTACCTCCACGCCTGCCCGAAGGGCATCGTCATCGGCGAGGGGACGGTGATCATGCACGGCTCGGTGCTCCACGTCTACAACTTCCGGGGCCTGCCGGGCTCCGGCATCACTATCGGGCGACGTTGCTTCATTGGCGAATACAACGTCATCCGGGGGCAGGGGGGCGTGACCATCGGGGATTTCGTCTACACCGGCCCGATGGTCCAGATCCTGGCGGTCAACCACGTGTTCGCGGATCCAGATCGGCTGATCGCGGAGCAGGGCATCACCGCCCGCGGCATCGTCATCGAGGATGACGTCTGGCTGGGCGGCGGGGCGGTGGTCCTGGACGGAGTGCGCATCGGGCGGGGCGCCGTGGTGGGCGCGGGAGCGGTGGTCACCCAGGACATCCCTCCTTACGCCATCGCGGTAGGCGTCCCGGCGCGGGTGGTGGGCAGCCGGCGGGAGACCCCCCGGCCGGTGGAGGGTCCGATCTTCCACGGCGGTCTCCCGGCCGTTCAATCCATGGTTTTGTCCCGGGAGGGATCTCCATGA
- the gmhB gene encoding D-glycero-beta-D-manno-heptose 1,7-bisphosphate 7-phosphatase, with protein sequence MRAIFLDRDGVICENRPDHVKSWSEFQFLPGALGALRRLAQAPLAIVVVTNQAIIRRGIVPASVVEEIHERMAWHVRRAGGRLDAIYYCPHRPDEGCSCRKPQPGLLLRAARDLGLELGRSYLIGDALTDIEAARAAGCQPLLVRTGRGAIQAEQVLRRYPEVPIFEDLAEAAAWILSRETQWILTPSSRGVYAPLALPLG encoded by the coding sequence ATGCGCGCCATCTTTCTGGATCGTGACGGGGTGATCTGCGAGAACCGGCCGGACCACGTCAAATCGTGGTCCGAGTTTCAGTTCCTGCCTGGGGCGCTGGGGGCCCTGCGCCGCCTGGCCCAGGCCCCCCTGGCCATCGTGGTGGTCACGAACCAGGCCATCATCCGCCGCGGCATCGTCCCCGCTTCGGTGGTGGAGGAGATCCACGAACGGATGGCCTGGCACGTGCGCCGGGCCGGAGGGCGGCTGGACGCGATCTATTACTGCCCGCATCGGCCGGACGAGGGATGTTCTTGCCGGAAGCCGCAGCCGGGCCTGCTGCTCCGAGCCGCCCGGGATCTGGGGCTGGAGCTGGGCCGCTCGTATCTGATCGGCGACGCCCTCACGGACATCGAAGCCGCCCGGGCGGCCGGGTGCCAGCCCCTCCTGGTGCGCACCGGACGGGGCGCCATCCAGGCCGAACAGGTCCTCCGGCGTTATCCGGAGGTTCCCATCTTCGAGGATCTGGCGGAGGCCGCGGCCTGGATCCTGAGCCGGGAAACCCAGTGGATTCTGACCCCCTCATCGCGAGGCGTGTATGCGCCGCTGGCCCTCCCGCTGGGTTGA
- a CDS encoding SIS domain-containing protein, translating into MWGEWVEEYFNGIHRALEALPREVLLQIIAQIEATARDGGMIFLCGNGGSAATASHFACDLAKGTRRPGAPMVRVIALTDNVPLLTAWANDTEYRRVFAEQLRPLIRPGDLLIAISGSGNSPNVLEAVLVAREAGAFTIGLTGFEGGRLRDLVDLCLIVPSACMEQIEDLHLILQHTITTVLRRTWESTAVAVPILNQEPLPDARHLSGS; encoded by the coding sequence ATGTGGGGGGAGTGGGTTGAGGAGTATTTCAACGGCATCCATCGGGCGCTGGAAGCGCTGCCCCGGGAGGTCCTGCTCCAGATCATCGCGCAGATCGAGGCGACGGCGCGGGACGGGGGGATGATCTTCCTCTGCGGGAACGGCGGCAGCGCGGCCACGGCCTCTCATTTCGCCTGTGACCTGGCCAAAGGCACCCGTCGGCCCGGCGCGCCCATGGTCCGGGTGATCGCCCTGACCGACAACGTCCCGTTGCTTACCGCGTGGGCGAACGACACGGAATATCGTCGGGTGTTTGCAGAGCAACTGCGCCCCCTGATCCGCCCGGGGGATCTGCTGATCGCCATCAGCGGGAGCGGCAACTCCCCGAACGTCCTGGAGGCGGTGCTCGTGGCCCGGGAGGCAGGGGCCTTCACCATCGGCCTGACCGGGTTCGAGGGCGGGCGGCTGCGGGATCTGGTCGACCTGTGCCTGATCGTCCCCAGCGCGTGCATGGAGCAGATCGAGGACCTCCATCTCATCCTGCAACACACCATCACCACCGTCCTGCGCCGGACGTGGGAGAGCACGGCGGTGGCAGTGCCGATCCTGAACCAGGAGCCATTGCCGGATGCGCGCCATCTTTCTGGATCGTGA
- a CDS encoding HEPN domain-containing protein: MGNRSWDWLTQAAHDLRHAEHALEDGDYDWACFAAHQAAEKAVKAVFLAMGGEGWGHSITRLLRDLNQQVQIPDALLRAAQRLDKHYIPTRYPNGFDTGAPVDYYTFGEAQQALEDARRIYVFCEQQVRAAGGGSGGAAPLR; encoded by the coding sequence ATGGGGAATCGATCCTGGGACTGGCTGACGCAAGCGGCTCACGACCTCAGGCATGCGGAGCATGCCCTGGAGGATGGGGACTATGATTGGGCGTGCTTTGCCGCACATCAGGCGGCGGAGAAAGCGGTCAAGGCCGTGTTTCTGGCTATGGGAGGGGAAGGATGGGGACACTCCATTACACGCCTGCTTCGCGATCTGAATCAGCAGGTCCAGATCCCTGACGCTCTCCTCCGCGCGGCCCAGCGTCTGGATAAACACTACATCCCAACTCGCTATCCTAACGGTTTTGACACAGGCGCCCCGGTCGATTACTACACCTTCGGCGAGGCCCAGCAGGCGCTCGAGGATGCGCGACGGATTTACGTATTTTGCGAGCAGCAGGTTCGTGCGGCGGGAGGCGGTTCTGGAGGCGCTGCGCCGCTGCGCTGA
- a CDS encoding nucleotidyltransferase family protein translates to MRREAVLEALRRCAERLRAECPAVVAIYLFGSFATGTATPRSDADIVVEIAEEDPALREAVREQAIAIFAEAPVPAEVFVKSTREVEEGRRTGRGIAGAVAREGLRLA, encoded by the coding sequence GTGCGGCGGGAGGCGGTTCTGGAGGCGCTGCGCCGCTGCGCTGAGCGGCTGCGGGCGGAGTGCCCCGCGGTCGTCGCCATCTACCTGTTCGGCTCCTTCGCCACGGGGACCGCTACGCCGCGCAGCGACGCGGACATCGTGGTGGAGATCGCCGAGGAAGATCCCGCTCTCCGGGAGGCCGTCCGGGAGCAGGCCATCGCGATCTTCGCCGAGGCGCCGGTGCCGGCGGAGGTGTTCGTGAAATCGACCCGTGAGGTGGAGGAGGGACGCCGGACCGGGCGGGGGATCGCCGGGGCCGTGGCCCGGGAAGGCCTCCGCCTGGCGTAG
- a CDS encoding DNRLRE domain-containing protein, whose amino-acid sequence MSRRVAGLAVLFLFLSGGLAPHIPVASVRERRQPLEGGSLSPSVSPTFSVYLPLVLRGVGAVPARQVNAPRLADPLGADFSRMAIFWFGRVTPIANYADVRVAYTTSELVVYVAIFDRRLWSNPNPSPSTLTSWDAVTLFLHLEGNSGNAPTPSSYRFIGGLSNGDRSGRYQTAEQGTGTGWAAQAISFTALAGWRGERLNDDGDDRGWAITFRIPFASLGRSGPPPEGTVWGLAVMVHDRDDAAGTPIPITVWPESMNPNVPATWGRLRFGMPAHTLPPAQPGGTVTIRHGLNGAVVRDAGIGGYTNCGDGLDYWTQWGETPDPGRPDFNIQNQVDIADWPCFSKYYVIFPLNAIPPGKVILSATLTLYQMGHAGSNPSPSWIQVLTVREDWEERTLTWNQAPLAWENIGGTRVDPVRSWPGWPGIPYTWDVTRAVAEAYAAGQPLRLALYSADGDYDSGKYFVSSDTEDWNAKGRPTLTVQWGDPAP is encoded by the coding sequence ATGTCCCGTCGGGTGGCCGGGCTGGCGGTTCTGTTCCTGTTTCTAAGTGGGGGTCTCGCTCCCCATATCCCGGTCGCGAGCGTCCGGGAGAGGAGGCAGCCCCTGGAGGGCGGTTCGCTCTCCCCGTCCGTCAGCCCCACCTTCTCGGTCTACCTTCCGCTGGTGCTGCGGGGGGTCGGGGCTGTCCCGGCCCGCCAGGTCAACGCGCCCCGGCTCGCCGATCCCCTGGGCGCGGACTTCTCCCGCATGGCCATCTTCTGGTTCGGGAGGGTCACGCCCATCGCGAACTACGCGGATGTCCGCGTGGCCTACACGACCTCCGAGCTGGTGGTCTACGTGGCGATCTTCGATCGGCGGCTCTGGTCGAACCCCAACCCCAGCCCCTCCACCCTGACCTCGTGGGATGCGGTCACCCTGTTCCTCCATCTGGAGGGCAACAGCGGGAACGCGCCGACCCCTTCTTCGTATCGCTTCATCGGCGGGCTGAGCAACGGGGATCGCTCCGGCCGGTATCAGACGGCGGAGCAGGGCACCGGCACCGGATGGGCGGCTCAGGCTATTTCGTTCACCGCCCTCGCTGGCTGGCGGGGGGAGCGCCTGAACGATGACGGAGACGACCGGGGCTGGGCGATAACCTTCCGGATCCCCTTCGCCAGCCTGGGGCGATCCGGCCCGCCGCCGGAGGGGACAGTCTGGGGGCTTGCCGTGATGGTTCACGACCGCGATGACGCCGCCGGCACGCCGATCCCGATCACCGTCTGGCCGGAATCCATGAACCCCAATGTGCCCGCCACGTGGGGGCGACTCCGTTTCGGGATGCCCGCTCACACGCTGCCTCCCGCCCAACCCGGGGGGACTGTGACCATCCGCCACGGCCTGAACGGCGCAGTGGTTCGAGATGCCGGCATCGGGGGATACACGAACTGTGGAGATGGGCTGGATTACTGGACGCAATGGGGCGAGACCCCGGATCCGGGACGACCGGATTTCAACATCCAGAACCAGGTGGACATCGCGGACTGGCCGTGCTTCTCAAAGTATTACGTGATCTTCCCGCTGAACGCCATCCCTCCGGGCAAGGTGATCCTCTCCGCCACCCTCACGCTCTACCAGATGGGGCACGCGGGATCGAACCCATCCCCCTCCTGGATCCAGGTGCTGACCGTGCGGGAGGACTGGGAGGAACGGACGCTGACCTGGAACCAGGCGCCGCTGGCCTGGGAGAACATCGGGGGAACACGAGTGGATCCGGTGCGAAGCTGGCCCGGCTGGCCCGGCATTCCTTACACCTGGGATGTGACCCGGGCGGTGGCGGAGGCCTACGCGGCCGGCCAGCCCCTGCGCCTGGCCCTTTATTCCGCCGACGGGGATTACGATTCCGGAAAATACTTCGTCTCCTCCGACACGGAGGACTGGAACGCAAAAGGCCGCCCGACCCTCACAGTGCAGTGGGGAGATCCGGCTCCCTGA